In one window of Paraflavitalea soli DNA:
- a CDS encoding DUF58 domain-containing protein produces the protein MSLTTAEILKKVRELEIKSKKLTRHIFTGEYHSAFKGRGMLFKEVRDYHAGDDIRFIDWNVSARFNHPYSKVFEEERELTVMLMVDVSASSLVGTTHARKKDMITEMAAVLAFSAISNNDKVGLIFFSDSVEKFIPPKKGRDHVLYMVRTLLTMEPSKKGTKIGEALRRFNNSTRQKCIAFLLSDFLDNDFNDDLKVAGKKHDLVGIKVYDKLDMQLPDAGLMQVKDAETGEQQLIDTSDFSVRKQYQEAFFQHTNYCKSIFTHAGSDLLHIRTDEDYVKVLQKFFIGRNK, from the coding sequence ATGAGCCTGACGACAGCCGAAATATTAAAGAAGGTCCGCGAGCTGGAAATTAAAAGCAAGAAGCTCACCCGGCATATTTTTACCGGTGAATACCACAGCGCTTTTAAGGGCCGGGGCATGCTGTTTAAAGAGGTGAGGGATTACCATGCGGGCGATGATATACGGTTTATCGACTGGAATGTATCGGCCCGTTTTAATCACCCCTATAGCAAAGTGTTTGAAGAAGAGCGGGAATTGACGGTAATGCTGATGGTAGATGTAAGCGCCAGTTCACTGGTGGGTACCACCCATGCACGCAAGAAAGATATGATCACGGAAATGGCGGCTGTACTGGCTTTTTCCGCCATCAGCAACAATGATAAAGTGGGATTGATCTTCTTTAGCGACAGCGTTGAAAAGTTCATTCCCCCCAAAAAAGGCCGCGATCATGTACTGTATATGGTACGCACCTTGCTTACTATGGAGCCTTCCAAAAAAGGCACCAAAATAGGGGAGGCCCTGCGCCGCTTCAACAATTCTACCCGGCAGAAATGCATCGCTTTCCTGCTGAGTGATTTCCTGGACAATGATTTTAATGATGACCTTAAAGTGGCAGGTAAAAAGCATGACCTGGTAGGGATCAAGGTATACGATAAGCTGGATATGCAATTGCCTGATGCGGGATTGATGCAAGTGAAGGATGCGGAAACGGGAGAGCAGCAATTGATCGACACCAGCGACTTTTCCGTGCGGAAACAATACCAGGAAGCTTTCTTCCAGCATACGAACTATTGCAAGAGCATTTTCACACATGCCGGCAGTGACCTGTTGCATATACGCACAGACGAAGACTATGTGAAGGTGTTACAGAAATTCTTTATTGGCCGTAATAAGTAA
- a CDS encoding BatD family protein has product MGTNAQVLVKASIDRDKILVGDSIVLTLDVRAPLGEDLSWFNLDTLPHFEFLDKGKIDTVEGVDGKKWVQQLVITSYDSGYWQIPILSMKVGGKTYYSDSLGVQVTYANADLSADYKDIKEIEDVPNTDTNYIPWIIGAVTLVAIVILVLLLYRKKKAIPVAVPVAVKLTPFEEAMQALEALRQKDLPHKGAIKEYYTGLNDILRVFVQRKLNIASREKTNEELIIALKKQRMHEEYFQALSDALRMADFVKFARYEPGIADNEKNFTIIETAIKTLNNIA; this is encoded by the coding sequence GTGGGAACAAATGCACAGGTATTGGTAAAAGCTTCTATTGACCGCGATAAAATATTGGTGGGCGATAGCATCGTACTCACCCTGGATGTACGGGCCCCGCTGGGCGAAGACCTGAGCTGGTTCAACCTTGATACCTTACCCCACTTCGAATTCCTGGACAAAGGAAAGATAGATACCGTAGAAGGTGTGGATGGGAAAAAATGGGTACAGCAATTGGTCATTACCAGTTACGATTCCGGTTACTGGCAAATACCCATCTTATCGATGAAGGTGGGCGGTAAAACCTATTATTCCGACTCCCTGGGCGTACAGGTCACGTATGCCAATGCTGATCTTTCGGCGGACTATAAAGACATCAAGGAAATTGAGGACGTTCCCAATACCGACACCAATTATATTCCCTGGATAATCGGGGCGGTGACCCTGGTAGCCATTGTTATCCTGGTCCTGTTGTTGTACCGGAAGAAAAAAGCGATACCTGTAGCAGTGCCGGTGGCAGTGAAACTAACACCTTTTGAGGAAGCCATGCAGGCATTGGAAGCACTCAGGCAAAAAGACCTTCCGCATAAAGGGGCCATCAAAGAATATTATACCGGGCTTAACGATATTCTGCGGGTATTTGTACAGCGTAAATTGAATATCGCTTCCCGCGAAAAGACCAATGAGGAACTGATCATTGCCTTAAAGAAACAGCGGATGCATGAAGAGTATTTCCAGGCGCTGTCAGATGCTTTGCGGATGGCCGACTTTGTAAAGTTTGCCCGTTATGAACCGGGTATTGCAGACAATGAGAAGAATTTTACGATCATTGAAACTGCCATTAAAACACTCAATAATATCGCTTAA
- a CDS encoding AAA family ATPase, with protein sequence MVATADDIRQLNDKIQYHSTFIDRLRDETARVIIGQHTMLDRLLIGLLSNGHVLLEGVPGLAKTLAIKSLAQAIHAKFSRIQFTPDLLPADLIGTMIYNQPKNEFMVRKGPIFANFILADEINRAPAKVQSALLEAMQERQVTIGDTTYKLDEPFLVLATQNPLEQEGTYPLPEAQQDRFIMKVIVDYPTKEEEQIIIRQNVMGLRPPEVGQVVSMQEILQARDLVRQIYLDEKVENYILDIVFATRFPERYKLDKLKPLIAYGGSPRASINLALAAKAQAFLSKRGFVIPEDVRSISKDVLRHRLGLTYEAEAENVNVEAIIDDILRVIPVP encoded by the coding sequence ATGGTGGCTACTGCCGACGATATTCGTCAACTAAACGATAAGATCCAATACCACAGCACGTTTATCGACCGCCTGCGGGACGAAACGGCGCGGGTGATCATTGGTCAGCATACCATGCTCGACAGGCTCCTGATAGGGCTCCTGAGCAATGGACACGTGCTGCTGGAAGGGGTGCCCGGATTGGCTAAAACACTGGCCATTAAATCACTGGCCCAGGCTATCCATGCAAAGTTCAGCCGTATCCAGTTTACGCCCGACCTGCTGCCTGCCGATCTGATCGGTACCATGATATACAACCAGCCCAAGAATGAATTTATGGTGCGGAAAGGCCCCATATTTGCCAACTTCATCCTGGCCGATGAGATCAACCGGGCCCCGGCAAAAGTGCAGAGTGCCCTGCTGGAAGCGATGCAGGAACGGCAGGTAACGATTGGCGATACGACTTATAAACTGGATGAACCTTTCCTGGTACTGGCTACGCAAAACCCCCTGGAGCAGGAGGGAACCTATCCCCTGCCGGAAGCCCAGCAGGACCGTTTTATCATGAAAGTGATCGTTGATTATCCCACCAAAGAAGAAGAGCAGATCATTATACGGCAGAATGTGATGGGCCTCCGGCCACCGGAAGTAGGGCAGGTAGTTTCCATGCAGGAAATACTCCAGGCCCGCGACCTCGTGAGGCAGATCTACCTCGATGAGAAAGTAGAAAATTATATCCTGGATATTGTATTTGCTACCCGGTTCCCAGAGCGTTACAAACTCGATAAACTGAAGCCTTTGATCGCCTATGGCGGCTCACCACGCGCCAGCATCAACCTGGCCCTGGCAGCCAAAGCGCAGGCCTTCCTCAGTAAACGTGGTTTTGTAATTCCGGAAGATGTACGCAGCATTTCCAAAGATGTGTTGAGGCATCGCCTGGGATTGACCTATGAAGCGGAGGCCGAAAACGTGAATGTAGAAGCGATCATTGATGATATTCTGCGCGTAATTCCTGTGCCATGA
- a CDS encoding lipocalin-like domain-containing protein: MKKTSIRLVLAIAFSAMLFTACKKDKDEAVAASKENLIGSYKLTEARAKVLTQDLDVLDTYVEACQKDDVYVLNADFTAKIKDEGTKCGNGEGYTSSWELDGNYIDIDGYSGNIKSFDGKTLVIEASGTQSGITATLTFKFAKQ; the protein is encoded by the coding sequence ATGAAAAAGACCTCTATCCGCCTCGTATTAGCCATTGCTTTCTCAGCAATGTTATTTACCGCTTGTAAGAAAGACAAGGACGAAGCTGTAGCCGCCAGCAAGGAAAACCTGATCGGCAGTTATAAGCTCACAGAAGCCAGAGCTAAAGTCCTCACCCAGGATCTTGATGTTTTGGACACTTATGTGGAAGCCTGTCAGAAGGACGATGTGTATGTATTGAATGCTGACTTTACTGCTAAAATCAAAGACGAAGGCACTAAATGCGGTAATGGCGAAGGCTATACCAGCTCCTGGGAATTAGATGGCAATTATATTGACATCGATGGTTACTCAGGCAATATTAAGTCGTTTGATGGCAAGACCCTGGTGATAGAAGCAAGTGGTACACAAAGCGGCATCACCGCTACACTCACATTCAAATTCGCCAAACAATAA
- a CDS encoding vWA domain-containing protein, translating to MLYDWLQHIDFAYPWVFSLLLLLPLMIYWYITRQAKQQGTVVVSSVAFIKQTSSWKKTFRHALLVFRLLAVGSLIIALARPQTRNDEELKMGEGIDIVLCLDVSGSMAAQDLLPNRLEASKALAADFVDLRPTDRIGVVIFSGESFTLVPLTTDKSILKSQIFNIQRGLLEDGTAIGDGLGVSVDRLKSSPAKTKIIILLTDGENQGGLIGPLVGKDMAKAHNIRVYSIGVGTDGYAPVPVPDGMGGAVMRQQKVNIDEKLLRLIAEETGGLYFRARDNESLKNIYREIDKLEKSKIEVTTLKRYTERYFPFALAAAVLLLLEMILRYTLFKKFP from the coding sequence TTGTTATACGACTGGTTACAACATATTGATTTTGCCTATCCCTGGGTTTTCAGCCTGTTGCTGCTGCTGCCCCTGATGATCTATTGGTACATTACCCGGCAGGCTAAGCAGCAGGGCACCGTGGTGGTGTCTTCTGTAGCATTCATTAAGCAAACCAGCTCCTGGAAGAAGACCTTCCGCCATGCATTGCTGGTATTCCGGTTGCTGGCCGTAGGCAGCCTCATCATTGCCCTCGCACGCCCGCAAACGCGCAATGATGAAGAGCTGAAAATGGGTGAAGGCATTGACATTGTTTTATGTCTGGATGTCAGTGGTAGCATGGCGGCGCAAGACCTGCTTCCCAACAGGCTGGAGGCCAGCAAGGCCCTGGCTGCCGACTTTGTGGACCTGCGTCCCACTGACCGTATTGGGGTGGTGATCTTCTCCGGAGAGAGCTTTACCCTGGTGCCCCTCACTACCGATAAGTCGATCTTAAAATCGCAGATATTCAATATTCAACGCGGACTGCTGGAAGATGGTACCGCCATCGGTGATGGGCTGGGGGTAAGTGTAGACCGTTTAAAGAGCTCTCCCGCCAAAACAAAGATCATTATCCTGCTCACCGATGGAGAGAACCAGGGCGGGCTGATAGGGCCGCTGGTAGGCAAGGACATGGCCAAAGCGCACAATATCAGGGTATATAGCATCGGGGTAGGAACAGATGGCTATGCGCCTGTGCCGGTACCTGATGGTATGGGTGGCGCCGTAATGCGGCAGCAGAAGGTGAACATCGATGAAAAGCTGCTGCGCCTGATTGCGGAAGAAACAGGCGGCCTTTATTTCAGGGCCAGGGACAATGAAAGCCTAAAGAATATTTATCGCGAAATTGATAAGCTGGAGAAGTCAAAAATAGAGGTAACTACCTTAAAACGCTATACAGAACGATACTTTCCCTTCGCATTGGCGGCCGCTGTCTTACTTTTGCTGGAAATGATACTTCGCTATACCTTATTTAAAAAATTCCCTTAA